Proteins encoded together in one Prunus dulcis chromosome 3, ALMONDv2, whole genome shotgun sequence window:
- the LOC117621500 gene encoding acyl carrier protein 1, chloroplastic-like — translation MASFASVSPITVATLPCTKGRSITCQANGLSSIGGPMVKGLRLVPKIKITRAAERSFPIPSCLKTAISCSIAQPETLLTVQSTIAKQLSIDESTVTPETKFVDLGADSLDTVEILMALEEKFGVSVGEGGAENISTVQDAADLIEKVKSTST, via the exons ATGGCTTCTTTTGCTTCAGTTTCCCCAATCACTGTTGCCACTCTACCTTGCACCAAGGGCAGAAGCATAACCTGCCAGGCTAATGGCCTATCTAGCATT GGAGGTCCAATGGTTAAGGGACTAAGACTTGTGCCCAAGATCAAGATCACTAGGGCAGCAGAAAGATCATTTCCAATCCCTAGTTGCCTCAAGACTGCAATCTCATGTTCCATT GCTCAACCAGAGACTCTGCTAACTGTCCAAAGCACAATTGCCAAGCAACTCTCCATTGATGAAAGCACTGTGACTCCCGAAACTAAGTTTGTCGATTTGGGGGCTGATTCTCTGGACACA gTTGAAATCTTGATGGCTTTGGAGGAGAAGTTCGGAGTGTCCGTTGGGGAAGGGGGAGCAGAGAACATCTCAACCGTTCAAGATGCTGCTGATCTGATTGAGAAAGTGAAATCAACTTCAACTTAA
- the LOC117621501 gene encoding dormancy-associated protein homolog 4 isoform X2: MGFLHKLWDETLAGPAPETGLGKLRKFDSLSSPASPTMVCDEVPVTRSITILRTTSSTFGNLSPNSGSPSESPTTPGTPKSPGTPGAMTKKLTRRKSSADALERAEPRSPTGW, from the exons ATGGGTTTTCTTCACAAGCTTTGGGATGAAACACTCGCCGGCCCGGCACCTGAAACCGGCCTCGGCAAGCTCCGCAAGTTTGACTCCTTGTCTAGCCCGGCTTCGCCGACTATGGTCTGCGATGAGGTGCCCGTCACTCGGAGCATTACAATTCTCAGGACCACTTCTTCCACGTTTGGAAACCTGTCACCGAATTCCGGCTCCCCCTCGGAGTCCCCAACTACACCAGGCACTCCGAAAAGCC CGGGAACACCAGGTGCAATGACCAAGAAATTAACAAGGAGGAAGTCGTCAGCTGATGCTTTGGAACGCGCCGAACCTAGAAGTCCGACTG GATGGTAA
- the LOC117621498 gene encoding trihelix transcription factor ASIL2, with product MEEDDEIPSPASGRSGSPESPRQNGRITVTVAVPSAQIPAPASQPQSKSLTLALPSQGRSSGGGREDCWSEGATAVLIEAWGERYLELSRGNLKQKHWKEVADVVSSREDYGKTPKTDIQCKNRIDTVKKKYKLEKSKMAAGGGPSKWPFFERLDHLIGPSSAAKVGPGSGGGGGFLAHNQKVPMGMPVGVRPGQYFGQRDSKREVKIRPRSLVDWDSDESGELSPFSIDNEVFERKRRRRTVPPEANVNNAGGVGKGGVGTKDGGVGREKGGGGWGSSVRELTRAIMKFGEAYEHAETAKLQQVVEMEKQRMKFAKELELQRMQFFMKTQVEISQLKHGGGRRSGNGNAGNHHSNNNNSDCSN from the coding sequence ATGGAGGAGGATGACGAGATCCCATCACCGGCGTCGGGGCGAAGCGGATCGCCGGAGTCACCGAGGCAGAACGGTCGGATAACGGTGACGGTGGCGGTGCCGTCGGCTCAGATTCCTGCGCCGGCGTCGCAGCCCCAGAGCAAGAGCTTGACGCTGGCTCTGCCGTCGCAGGGGCGGAGCAGCGGCGGAGGAAGGGAGGACTGCTGGAGCGAAGGAGCGACAGCGGTGCTGATCGAGGCGTGGGGGGAGAGGTACTTGGAGCTGAGCAGAGGGAATTTGAAGCAGAAGCACTGGAAGGAAGTGGCGGACGTCGTCAGCAGCAGAGAGGACTATGGTAAGACACCCAAGACTGATATTCAGTGTAAGAATAGGATCGATACAGTCAAGAAGAAGTATAAGCTTGAGAAATCGAAGATGGCAGCGGGCGGAGGACCCAGTAAATGGCCTTTTTTTGAGAGACTCGATCATTTGATTGGGCCCTCCTCTGCTGCTAAGGTGGGTCCTGGCTCTGGTGGCGGTGGCGGGTTTTTGGCGCACAACCAGAAAGTGCCGATGGGAATGCCGGTCGGGGTTCGCCCTGGTCAGTATTTCGGGCAACGGGACTCGAAACGGGAGGTAAAGATTAGACCAAGGAGTTTGGTGGATTGGGACTCGGATGAGTCCGGGGAGCTGTCGCCTTTTTCGATTGATAACGAGGTTTTCGAGCGGAAGAGGCGGAGGAGGACGGTGCCGCCGGAGGCGAATGTGAACAATGCTGGTGGCGTGGGAAAGGGAGGGGTTGGAACAAAAGATGGAGGGGTGGGTAGAGagaaaggaggaggagggtggGGGAGTTCAGTGAGGGAATTGACTCGGGCGATAATGAAATTTGGGGAGGCTTATGAGCATGCAGAGACAGCAAAGTTGCAGCAGGTGGTGGAGATGGAGAAGCAGAGGATGAAGTTTGCCAAGGAGCTGGAGCTGCAGAGAATGCAGTTCTTCATGAAGACCCAAGTGGAGATTTCTCAGCTCAAGCATGGAGGTGGGAGGAGGAGTGGGAATGGGAATGCTGGTAACCATCATAGCAACAACAATAACAGTGATTGTAGCAACTAG
- the LOC117621501 gene encoding dormancy-associated protein homolog 4 isoform X1 — MGFLHKLWDETLAGPAPETGLGKLRKFDSLSSPASPTMVCDEVPVTRSITILRTTSSTFGNLSPNSGSPSESPTTPGTPKSPGTPGAMTKKLTRRKSSADALERAEPRSPTGYDWMVIAALDR; from the exons ATGGGTTTTCTTCACAAGCTTTGGGATGAAACACTCGCCGGCCCGGCACCTGAAACCGGCCTCGGCAAGCTCCGCAAGTTTGACTCCTTGTCTAGCCCGGCTTCGCCGACTATGGTCTGCGATGAGGTGCCCGTCACTCGGAGCATTACAATTCTCAGGACCACTTCTTCCACGTTTGGAAACCTGTCACCGAATTCCGGCTCCCCCTCGGAGTCCCCAACTACACCAGGCACTCCGAAAAGCC CGGGAACACCAGGTGCAATGACCAAGAAATTAACAAGGAGGAAGTCGTCAGCTGATGCTTTGGAACGCGCCGAACCTAGAAGTCCGACTGGTTACGATTG GATGGTAATTGCTGCTTTGGATCGTTGA
- the LOC117621501 gene encoding dormancy-associated protein homolog 4 isoform X3 — protein sequence MGFLHKLWDETLAGPAPETGLGKLRKFDSLSSPASPTMVCDEVPVTRSITILRTTSSTFGNLSPNSGSPSESPTTPGTPKSPGTPGAMTKKLTRRKSSADALERAEPRRW from the exons ATGGGTTTTCTTCACAAGCTTTGGGATGAAACACTCGCCGGCCCGGCACCTGAAACCGGCCTCGGCAAGCTCCGCAAGTTTGACTCCTTGTCTAGCCCGGCTTCGCCGACTATGGTCTGCGATGAGGTGCCCGTCACTCGGAGCATTACAATTCTCAGGACCACTTCTTCCACGTTTGGAAACCTGTCACCGAATTCCGGCTCCCCCTCGGAGTCCCCAACTACACCAGGCACTCCGAAAAGCC CGGGAACACCAGGTGCAATGACCAAGAAATTAACAAGGAGGAAGTCGTCAGCTGATGCTTTGGAACGCGCCGAACCTAGAA GATGGTAA
- the LOC117621499 gene encoding 2Fe-2S ferredoxin-like isoform X2 — MFVSRVSRFGTQMVKRLTKGTLTSAPKTGNLPKVYNYFFHSLHQTFSTTTAHEEGDKEVEEISVTFVDKDEMETHIKVPIGMSMLEAAHEHDIELEGACEGSCACSTCHVIVRDMEYYNKLEDPTDEENDMLDLAFGLTETSRLGCQMTAKPELDGICLELPSATRNFAVDRYAKAT, encoded by the exons ATGTTTGTTTCTAGAGTATCCCGGTTCGGAACTCAGATGGTCAAGCGTCTCACAAAAG GTACATTGACGTCTGCACCAAAGACAGGAAACTTACCTAAAGtttacaattattttttccattctCTG CATCAAACTTTCTCTACAACAACTGCTCATGAGGAAGGGGATAAAGAAGTTGAAGA AATTTCTGTGACGTTTGTTGACAAGGATGAAATGGAGACGCATATTAAGGTTCCCATTGGCATGTCCATGCTAGAAGCTGCTCATGAACATGACATAGAACTTGAAG GAGCATGTGAAGGATCCTGCGCTTGTTCAACATGTCATGTGATTGTGAGA GATATGGAGTACTACAATAAACTCGAAGATCCAACTGATGAGGAAAATGACATGCTGGACCTTGCTTTCGGGCTCACAGAGAC GTCTCGACTGGGTTGTCAAATGACTGCAAAACCTGAACTTGATGGAATATGCCTTGAACTGCCCAGTGCAACACGAAACTTTGCTGTTGATAGGTATGCCAAGGCCACATAG
- the LOC117621499 gene encoding 2Fe-2S ferredoxin-like isoform X1 has protein sequence MFVSRVSRFGTQMVKRLTKGTLTSAPKTGNLPKVYNYFFHSLKHQTFSTTTAHEEGDKEVEEISVTFVDKDEMETHIKVPIGMSMLEAAHEHDIELEGACEGSCACSTCHVIVRDMEYYNKLEDPTDEENDMLDLAFGLTETSRLGCQMTAKPELDGICLELPSATRNFAVDRYAKAT, from the exons ATGTTTGTTTCTAGAGTATCCCGGTTCGGAACTCAGATGGTCAAGCGTCTCACAAAAG GTACATTGACGTCTGCACCAAAGACAGGAAACTTACCTAAAGtttacaattattttttccattctCTG AAGCATCAAACTTTCTCTACAACAACTGCTCATGAGGAAGGGGATAAAGAAGTTGAAGA AATTTCTGTGACGTTTGTTGACAAGGATGAAATGGAGACGCATATTAAGGTTCCCATTGGCATGTCCATGCTAGAAGCTGCTCATGAACATGACATAGAACTTGAAG GAGCATGTGAAGGATCCTGCGCTTGTTCAACATGTCATGTGATTGTGAGA GATATGGAGTACTACAATAAACTCGAAGATCCAACTGATGAGGAAAATGACATGCTGGACCTTGCTTTCGGGCTCACAGAGAC GTCTCGACTGGGTTGTCAAATGACTGCAAAACCTGAACTTGATGGAATATGCCTTGAACTGCCCAGTGCAACACGAAACTTTGCTGTTGATAGGTATGCCAAGGCCACATAG